atggatggatggagtgacAGACAGATTTGATAGAGCCCATGGGTTTGAGTGCTAAGCAGGAACTCTAACCCCAAACTAACTCCATAGGCCTTAGCTGGGTCTTAAAAGCAGCACACAGGCTTCCAAAGTTTACCATGAGCTCACCAGTTCCACAGCGACTGAATCCCGACCTAACTTGCCTACGCCTCTGTAAAAGGTGCCTGGCAACAGAAGGCGAAATGCCTACTCGCAGCTGGCACTGTTGGGGTAATTAAATCACACACAGCACAAAGACATTTTGGTCAATGACTGGCTACATATATGACAGTGGTCCTATAAGATGACATCGTCCAGTGACTtagcagcttcttttttttttttttttttttggttctttttttcggagctggggaccgaacccacggccttgcgctttctagggaAGGGCTCTACCCCTAAGcgaaatccccagccccgacttAGCAGCTTCTTAATATGTGCAGTTGCATGTCAACATGTTCAAGTGCATTggttacatgttttgtttttgatggcttgatacaagctagagtcatctgagaagcaggaacttcaactgagaaaatggccCTATCAGTTTAGTTCATGGGCAATTGTGCAGAGCATTGTCTTGATTCGATGATTAATGTGGAAGggtgcagcccactgtgggcggtgccatccctgatTGGTCCCAGGGTGTGTAGAAAGCAAATTGAGCAAGCATGGAGGGGCAAGTCCGTGAGCAGCGGTCCTTCATGGtccctgcctctaggttcctttcctgccttgacttcacGATGTGAGCTGGAATAAACCCTCTTGCCACAAATTACTTTTGGTCGTGGTGcacacacagcaacagaaaccgagCTGAGACACCATGTGGTGACATCACTGTTCTCTGAATAGATCTATTCTAAGCAGAGCTGTATCGATCACAGAACGAGGTGGAGTCGGCTGCTGTGTGGGGCTCCATGACCAGCCAGCTCTtgaatgagaggagaaagaattccaGACCTGCTAAGTGCTGCTTCTAGACGTTTGGCTATAACCACGGTCTCAGTGCTCGGCCTACCTCAACTATGGTTTGGGAAGCTCCCAACTCTGGGAGACCCAGAGACCTGTCACTGAAAACCAACTACAACCCCAACCCTAATGCCATTTGCATCCCACAGTTgtgtcgtcatcgtcatcgtcgtcattgtcatcatcatcaccgtcgTTGTTGTGGTTGTCTTTGTCATCatcaacattttattattttagaacaaGGTCTTGCAAAGTAGGCCAGCCTAACCTAGAGGTCCTCGTGCTCCTGCCTgaacctcccgagtgctggctgGGACTGCAGGTATACACCACCGTTCACGACTGAGGGGGCTAATGTGTTCTGAAAGCATCGCAGTGATGACTTGGACACATTGATATTACAGCTTCACAGGTATCAGCATCCCTACAAGCATCACATGTGTGTGAACCAgctttgtttctctcctcccCGGAGTCACGAGACTGATGGGAGCGAATGTCACAAAGTCATGTCCCAGTTTTGTCAGAAATACAAGCTCCAGGGGAATAAAAGCCTAACCTGCTCACCTCTAAATGGCTGAACCTCCCTCTGTTCCTTATCAAAGGCCCCTTTGTGTTCCCGTAACTGAAACTGCGGCTACAAAATCCCCACTCACCAAAAGTAAAATTCCTTCCCCTAAAAAGACAGCTCTTTGCTGGAATGTCTCCATGACTCTCTGCCCCTGATAATCCTGGGTGAGATCATTCCCAGAGGACTTGCCCAGGGTCACCACAAGAGACAGGATCATAACACCttgatgggatggggtgggatagAGGGATGCGTGGCTTCTAGAAAGAAGAATTAATATTCCACAGAACCTTTAGCTCCTCGTGGCATGGGATATGAAATGCGCAAAGCACACAGCAGAACTTTAATCACAAGATCTCACTTAAAAAGAATCTACATCGGGTGTAGTgctgtacacctgtaatcccaacactcaggaggccgagaAAGAAATCGCATCCTTAGCTCGAAGTCGGCCTGAGGTACATAGTGAATGCTAGGCCAGCTAACCAGACACTGCAAGATCCCATCCCAAACTTTAACTGGCTATGCAAATACATGGAGTTCCTATATATTTAACTAGTTAGAGTATAAGAAAATAAGTCAAACTATTAATAGTCTTCAGTGCATTTTCATAATTAGCCTTTTAAAACCAACGAGCAGCtatacttggattttttttttttaacgttttaAGAAATAGTAACAGGTCAGTATACTCACTTTATTTCCTTTGGTGGTAGGGGGTCAAACTCGACTCCTTCGCCGAAGGACAGGGGACAGAGTCGTGGTGAGCAGATGGCAGCCAGTGAGTGGCTCAGAGATGCTGGGTTCttccaggagagagaagagaagggatagAGCTATGAATGACCCGCCTCGTGGTGACCACAATCGGGCCCTACATAGGGCTGGTCCATGGCTTGGAAAGAGCATTAGACAGGGGACCCGAAGgtcagggttcaaatcccagatcAGCCCTGCACCCCTCCCTACTTCTCAGTGACGGGcattgcactcatgtgcacagtaGGCactgtgcattcatgtgcacagtAGGCACCGTCCATCCTAAATGTGCTCTGTGCTCGGTAGAGTTGTGTCACATGACCTTATCTGCATGCTGAGGAAGGGGTGCCCCCCTTCCCATCACTGAAGGTTTGtgaaaggcagaagaggaagctgaCCAGATCATGTCCACATCTGTGGCGAGAAAGCCCCACAACTCAACTCTTCAGAACCCTCAGTTTTGTAGAGCCCTCCCCTGTCCCGTGTAATTGTCCCAGCAATAGTTAGATGAAAAGCTTCGTAAAGACCCACACCTCGCTTCCCAACCTCCTTTGCCTCTGGAGTCGACAGAGTGGCAGCCATCCACGACAGAGGTCCCCCACAACTGTTAACAGTGAGCCCAGAGACGCCTTCGCTCCTTGAGGGCTTCCACTAGTCAGAAAGCTCAGTGTGTGGAGTGCAGCCTCGACTCATCTGGCAAACTCAGGTGACCCTCTCTGGTCCCCGCCTGTGCTCCAGGGCAGAGATAAACACAGTGTGGAGGGACCTTGCAGTCCTTTGTGCTCTCGGTTCTCTGAGAGCTGTCATTTTCTTTGCTTAATTTAAGAGCAGGAACTACATTTGTGCCAGGGTGT
The genomic region above belongs to Rattus rattus isolate New Zealand chromosome 9, Rrattus_CSIRO_v1, whole genome shotgun sequence and contains:
- the Rflnb gene encoding refilin-B isoform X2 — its product is MVGRLSLQDVPELVDTKKKGDGVLDSPDSGLPPSPSPSHWGLAAATGGGGERAPVAGTLEPDATVTSVVPNPASLSHSLAAICSPRLCPLSFGEGVEFDPLPPKEIKSHASLYPTPSHQGVMILSLVVTLGKSSGNDLTQDYQGQRVMETFQQRAVFLGEGILLLVYLLSQVRL